Proteins from one Ascaphus truei isolate aAscTru1 chromosome 19, aAscTru1.hap1, whole genome shotgun sequence genomic window:
- the LOC142470086 gene encoding chymotrypsin-like protease CTRL-1, translated as MYDRASKSEARQVKGISKVIKHPQYNREPHLNDVLLVKLSSPAVYTARVSPVCLAASSDGLSAGIKCVTSGWGYTNAITIVRPRKLQQVSLPLMSYLQCQNIWGVQILSSMMCAGAAGSSNCLGDSGGPLVCQKNGIWTLIGVVSWGHSTCSTSYPGVYTYVPQFHAWVNQMIASN; from the exons ATGTACGATCGGGCTTCCAAATCCGAAGCCAGGCAGGTCAAAGGCATCTCCAAG GTTATCAAACATCCTCAGTACAACAGAGAACCCCATTTGAACGATGTCCTCCTGGTGAAGCTCTCCAGCCCTGCTGTATATACCGCCCGTGTGTCCCCTGTGTGCCTCGCAGCTTCAAGTGATGGCTTATCAGCTGGCATAAAATGTGTCACCAGTGGATGGGGCTACACCAACGCAATTA ctATAGTACGCCCAagaaaactgcagcaggtttccCTCCCATTGATGTCCTATCTTCAATGTCAGAATATTTGGGGTGTACAAATCTTAAGTTCCATGATGTGTGCTGGAGCGGCGGGATCTTCCAATTGCTTG GGTGACTCTGGAGGACCCCTTGTTTGCCAGAAGAATGGAATCTGGACCTTGATTGGTGTTGTCTCTTGGGGACATTCCACCTGTTCCACCTCATACCCAGGAGTGTACACTTATGTCCCCCAGTTCCACGCTTGGGTTAACCAAATGATCGCCTCAAATTAG